CGTCTATGCCGGGTTGTGCAGTGACAGAAGTAGAGATCGACGGTGTATTGCACGAGTACAGCGCGAAAGAAGGCGTACAAGAAGACATCATTGAAATTCTGTTAAACCTTAAAGGTCTGGCAGTTACTTTAGAAGGTAAAGATGAAGTTTTCCTTACCCTGACTAAGTCTGGTGTAGGCCCTGTGACTGCGGCTGACATCCAGCACGACGGCGATGTAACAATTGCTAATCCTGAGCACGTGATTTGTCACTTAACTGCTGACAATAGCGATATCAGTATGCGTATCCGTGTTGAGCGCGGTCGTGGTTATGTTCCGGCGTCAAGTCGTTTATCCTCTGATGACGATGAGCGTCCAATTGGTCGTCTGTTGCTAGATGCATCATTCAGTCCAGTTGAGCGTATTGCGTACTCGGTTGAATCAGCCCGTGTTGAGCAGCGTACTGACTTAGACAAATTGATCATCGATATGGAAACTAATGGCACACTAGATCCTGAAGAAGCGATCCGTCGTGCATCTACAATCCTAGCTGAACAGCTAGAAGCGTTTGTAGATTTGCGTGATGTTTCTGAGCCAGAAGAAAAAGAAGAGAAGCCGGAGTTTGATCCGATTCTACTTCGTCCTGTTGATGATTTAGAGCTAACAGTACGTTCTGCAAACTGTCTGAAAGCCGAGCAAATTCAATATATTGGTGATCTGGTACAACGTACTGAGGTTGAGCTTCTTAAGACGCCAAACCTTGGTAAGAAATCTCTAACAGAGATTAAAGACGTGTTAGCTTCTCGTGGTCTTTCTCTAGGCATGCGCCTAGAAAACTGGCCGCCAGCAAGTCTAGCTGAATAATCAGATTACTATATTAGTTTAGTTAGAAGGATAGGGTCATGCGCCATCGTAAGAGTGGTCGTCAATTAAACCGTAACAGCAGCCATCGCAAAGCGATGTTCAGCAACATGGCTGGTTCTTTGGTGAAGCACGAAATCATCAAAACAACTTTGCCTAAAGCGAAAGAGTTGCGCCGTGTAATTGAGCCTTTAATCACACTGGCTAAGACTGACAGCGTAGCAAACCGCCGTTTAGCGTTTGCTCGCACGCGTGATAAAGAAGTAGTTGGTAAATTGTTCTCTGAGATCGGTCCACGTTTTGCGGATCGTCCAGGTGGTTACACTCGTATTCTTAAGTGTGGCTTCCGTGCAGGTGACAACGCGCCAATGGCTTATATTGAACTACTAGATCGCCCAGTTGCGACTGAAGAAGTTCAAGAAGACGCGCAGTCTGCAGAGTAAGTCTTTATAAGACACGAAAAAGCCGAGCATTAGCTCGGCTTTTTTGTTTTATTTTCATAGGATAAATGGTTAGTTAGCCTATGAGCCAAAATTCTTTTATCAGAATTTCCAGTGAAAAAGTACACCAGTGTTATTACCGTCAAAAGTAATATTTGATCCAGAGAAGTCTGCTCTACCAATACGGTCTAAATCATATTCAGCACGTGTATGCCTTAGTTCTAAATCTGCAGAAAGTGTTTCGAAGTGATATTTTACGCTGGCAATGTAAGCAATTTCATTGTCAAAGCTCACGTCAGCCCCCAAGTCATTATTTAGTTCTACAGCTGTGTGTAAACCCAAGCCTAAACCAGCGGAGAATGATTCATTAATGTTGTAGTATGAAATTGCGTTAAACGCAAATCTTTCAAATGAGATATCACCTTGCTTTGACCTTGCTGTGTCCGCATGGTAATTAGCACTTACGTCAATGGCCCACTCCTCGTTTAGTTCGTATGAGAGGCCAGCTCCTAAAACAATGCCTTGACCAGATTTGATACTTTTTGTGTCATCATTTGTATATGTAACATCGAGAATGGTTTCACCGCCAAATACATACCCAGCAGTAAGTGAATAAGTTACATTGTTTTGCACTTGTTCAGCCGCAAAAGAGCTCATACTAGTTAATAAACCAATCGCTAAAATTGCTTGCTTCATTGGATTACTTGTTCCTATTTTAATTAAACCAATACAATTTTAACCCGTTATTACCGTTATTTGGAACGAAATTCCCATTAAATACAAATTTTAATAAGTCTTTAGAGTATAAAAACGTAAAGTTTGTTTGTATTTTATGCGATTGAAGTTTTTTTTAAATTAAATAGAAAAAACGCTTGCGCCAATCTCAAATCTCCCTATAATGCGCACCCACTGACACGGCGGGATGCGAGAGAAAACGCAAACCAAACTGAAAGTTAAAGTTAAATTGAAAGATTAATTAAAAAATTAAATTTTCTAGTTGACTTTAAAAGTGAAGCGGTTAATATGGCGCTCCACTTCGCAGCAACGCTGCGGTAACTAACCAAGAGTTAGTTACACTGTTCTTTAAAAATATGAAGCAATCATCTGTGTGGGCACTCGTACAGATTGAGTTCTAACAGCTCTTGATTCAGGAGCAAAAGAATTAGAATCTCAATTTTACTGAGTGACTATAACAGTCAATTCGATTTATTTCTTTTATAAGAAATTATCAATCAGTATTCATTGAGTCAGGTACTTGGTACCAAAAAACTTTTAATTGAAGAGTTTGATCATGGCTCAGATTGAACGCTGGCGGCAGGCCTAACACATGCAAGTCGAGCGGTAACATTTCTAGCTTGCTAGAAGATGACGAGCGGCGGACGGGTGAGTAATGCTTGGGAACGTGCCGTAAGGTGGGGGACAACCATTGGAAACGATGGCTAATACCGCATAATGTCTACGGACCAAAGGGGGCTTCGGCTCTCGCCTTATGATCGGCCCAAGTGGGATTAGCTAGTTGGTAAGGTAATGGCTTACCAAGGCGACGATCCCTAGCTGGTTTGAGAGGATGATCAGCCACACTGGAACTGAGACACGGTCCAGACTCCTACGGGAGGCAGCAGTGGGGAATATTGCACAATGGGCGCAAGCCTGATGCAGCCATGCCGCGTGTGTGAAGAAGGCCTTCGGGTTGTAAAGCACTTTCAGTAAGGAGGAAAGGTTAGTAGTTAATACCTGCTAGCTGTGACGTTACTTACAGAAGAAGCACCGGCTAACTCCGTGCCAGCAGCCGCGGTAATACGGAGGGTGCGAGCGTTAATCGGAATTACTGGGCGTAAAGCGTACGCAGGCGGTTTGTTAAGCGAGATGTGAAAGCCCCGGGCTCAACCTGGGAACTGCATTTCGAACTGGCAAACTAGAGTGTGATAGAGGGTGGTAGAATTTCAGGTGTAGCGGTGAAATGCGTAGAGATCTGAAGGAATACCGATGGCGAAGGCAGCCACCTGGGTCAACACTGACGCTCATGTACGAAAGCGTGGGGAGCAAACAGGATTAGATACCCTGGTAGTCCACGCCGTAAACGATGTCTACTAGGAGCTGGGGTCTTCGGACAACTTTTCCAAAGCTAACGCATTAAGTAGACCGCCTGGGGAGTACGGCCGCAAGGTTAAAACTCAAATGAATTGACGGGGGCCCGCACAAGCGGTGGAGCATGTGGTTTAATTCGATGCAACGCGAAGAACCTTACCTACACTTGACATACAGAGAACTTACCAGAGATGGTTTGGTGCCTTCGGGAACTCTGATACAGGTGCTGCATGGCTGTCGTCAGCTCGTGTTGTGAGATGTTGGGTTAAGTCCCGCAACGAGCGCAACCCCTATCCTTAGTTGCCAGCGATTCGGTCGGGAACTCTAAGGAGACTGCCGGTGATAAACCGGAGGAAGGTGGGGACGACGTCAAGTCATCATGGCCCTTACGTGTAGGGCTACACACGTGCTACAATGGCAGATACAGAGTGCTGCGAACTTGCGAAAGTAAGCGAATCACTTAAAGTCTGTCGTAGTCCGGATTGGAGTCTGCAACTCGACTCCATGAAGTCGGAATCGCTAGTAATCGCGGATCAGAATGCCGCGGTGAATACGTTCCCGGGCCTTGTACACACCGCCCGTCACACCATGGGAGTGGGTTGCTCCAGAAGTAGGTAGCTTAACCTTCGGGGGGGCGCTTACCACGGAGTGATTCATGACTGGGGTGAAGTCGTAACAAGGTAGCCCTAGGGGAACCTGGGGCTGGATCACCTCCTTAACGATTTAGAACAAATTTGTTCGAAGTGTCCACACAGATGATTGTTAGTTAGCTTTTAAAGCTAATTAATATTGCTCTTTAAAAATTTGGAAAGCTGATAATTAAATTCTCGAATAACAAGTAATTGTTATTCAGAGTTTTCGAAAGAAAATGCCGATTAATCATTTAGTTGATTAATTAGCGTCTACTTTAGTATTACTTAACTTCTGGCGAAGTTAAAACTGTCTTTGACTTACAACTGGCTGAAATATGCCGTAGGTTCAAAGTTATTTATTCTGAGGCGAAGCCGCCGAAGATATTGTCGCCGGGAGCATAGCTCGTCTATGTGACCAAGCAATATCTGATGGCAATGAAGCATTCAGGATAAAGAACGACGAAACTACTTTGGGTTGTATGGTTAAGTGACTAAGCGTACACGGTGGATGCCTTGGCAGTTGGAGGCGATGAAGGACGTACTAACTTGCGATAAGCTAAGTCAAGCCAGTAAGAGGCACTTGAGACTTAGATTTCCGAATGGGGAAACCCACCGCACAGCGGTATCTTACAGTGAATACATAGCTGTAAGAGGCAAACCGGGAGAACTGAAACATCTAAGTACCCCGAGGAAAAGAAATCAACCGAGATTCCGAAAGTAGCGGCGAGCGAAATCGGATTAGCCCTTAAGCTTCAGTGTAATTAGTGGAACCTTCTGGAAAGTTGGACGACACAGGGTGACAGTCCCGTACACGAAAATTTATCTGAAGTGAAATCGAGTAGGTCGGAGCACGTGAAACTTTGACTGAATATGGGGGGACCATCCTCCAAGGCTAAATACTCCCAACTGACCGATAGTGAACCAGTACCGTGAGGGAAAGGCGAAAAGAACCCCTGTGAGGGGAGTGAAATAGAACCTGAAACCGTGTACGTACAAGCAGTAGGAGCCCCTCGAGGGTGACTGCGTACCTTTTGTATAATGGGTCAGCGACTTATATTCTGTAGCAAGGTTAACCATTTAGGGGAGCCGTAGCGAAAGCGAGTCTTAACTGGGCGCTTAAGTTGCAGGGTATAGACCCGAAACCCGGTGATCTAGCCATGGGCAGGTTGAAGGTCAGGTAACACTGACTGGAGGACCGAACCCACTAACGTTGAAAAGTTAGGGGATGACCTGTGGCTAGGAGTGAAAGGCTAATCAAACCGGGAGATAGCTGGTTCTCCCCGAAATCTATTTAGGTAGAGCCTCGGACGAATACTTACGGGGGTAGAGCACTGTTAAGGCTAGGGGGTCATCCCGACTTACCAACCCTTTGCAAACTCCGAATACCGTAAAGTAATATCCGGGAGACACACGGTGGGTGCTAACGTCCATCGTGGAGAGGGAAACAACCCAGACCGTCAGCTAAGGTCCCAAAGTGTATGTTAAGTGGGAAACGATGTGGGAAGGCTAAAACAGCTAGGAGGTTGGCTTAGAAGCAGCCATCCTTTAAAGAAAGCGTAATAGCTCACTAGTCGAGTCGGCCTGCGCGGAAGATGTAACGGGGCTAAACATACCACCGAAGCTACGGCTGCGAACTTTGTTCGCGGGGTAGGGGAGCGTTCTGTAAGTGGCTGAAGGTGTGCCGGGAGGCATGCTGGACATATCAGAAGTGCGAATGCTGACATGAGTAACGATAATGCGGGTGAAAAACCCGCACGCCGGAAGACCAAGGGTTCCTATCCCATGTTAATCAGGGTAGGGTGAGTCGACCCCTAAGGCGAGGCTGAAGAGCGTAGTCGATGGGAAACGGGTTAATATTCCCGTACTTGGTATAAATGCGATGGGGGGACGGAGCAGGCTAGGCAAGCATGGCGTTGGTTGTCCATGTGAAAGGCTGTAGGCTGGTGACTTAGGAAAATCCGGGTCGCTAAGGCT
This genomic window from Pseudoalteromonas luteoviolacea contains:
- a CDS encoding DNA-directed RNA polymerase subunit alpha, which produces MQGSVTEFLKPRLVDIDAINSTRSKVVLEPLERGFGHTLGNALRRILLSSMPGCAVTEVEIDGVLHEYSAKEGVQEDIIEILLNLKGLAVTLEGKDEVFLTLTKSGVGPVTAADIQHDGDVTIANPEHVICHLTADNSDISMRIRVERGRGYVPASSRLSSDDDERPIGRLLLDASFSPVERIAYSVESARVEQRTDLDKLIIDMETNGTLDPEEAIRRASTILAEQLEAFVDLRDVSEPEEKEEKPEFDPILLRPVDDLELTVRSANCLKAEQIQYIGDLVQRTEVELLKTPNLGKKSLTEIKDVLASRGLSLGMRLENWPPASLAE
- the rplQ gene encoding 50S ribosomal protein L17 gives rise to the protein MRHRKSGRQLNRNSSHRKAMFSNMAGSLVKHEIIKTTLPKAKELRRVIEPLITLAKTDSVANRRLAFARTRDKEVVGKLFSEIGPRFADRPGGYTRILKCGFRAGDNAPMAYIELLDRPVATEEVQEDAQSAE
- a CDS encoding outer membrane beta-barrel protein, whose amino-acid sequence is MKQAILAIGLLTSMSSFAAEQVQNNVTYSLTAGYVFGGETILDVTYTNDDTKSIKSGQGIVLGAGLSYELNEEWAIDVSANYHADTARSKQGDISFERFAFNAISYYNINESFSAGLGLGLHTAVELNNDLGADVSFDNEIAYIASVKYHFETLSADLELRHTRAEYDLDRIGRADFSGSNITFDGNNTGVLFHWKF